A part of Pseudoalteromonas arctica A 37-1-2 genomic DNA contains:
- a CDS encoding alpha/beta hydrolase-fold protein — protein sequence MRLLTAVFIYSLFSLFSNSALAEPDLKQQTISYTQQTHTINSVILNELRTVVVQLPKSYQANANKVYPVIYRLDGAGNIPLISAVMDRLQNNNRAPEVIIVAIENTNRLRDLYPTVNKEPQGPVGEGGGAAKFLAFIEQELMPLINKSYRTHNFNVIAGGSAAGVFALYTMQANPELFQAHIAYSPAVWWNYGAPVKATKSFINKSKDLNNYVYINIGEEAGLMRERYNELQQALQFNSLPNLRFFSDAFENVSHNLTSAAGAFNAYHHLFLPKQMPMSALSDDIESIDVYYKKLSQQWGEQITPPEAAVRQLGYNLVNMQQYERAVAVFKHNVKHHSQSVDALWGLGYGYELQGNIQQALIKIEAALNVVDTTYPYLDTLKETKSRLQTQLNKTQ from the coding sequence ATGCGTTTATTAACCGCTGTTTTTATATATAGTTTATTTTCATTGTTTTCTAATAGTGCACTTGCAGAGCCTGATTTGAAGCAGCAAACCATTAGCTATACGCAACAAACACATACTATCAATTCAGTAATTTTAAATGAGCTACGTACCGTTGTAGTTCAACTTCCAAAGAGTTACCAAGCTAATGCAAACAAAGTTTATCCTGTAATTTATCGCCTAGATGGCGCGGGTAATATACCGCTTATAAGTGCTGTAATGGATCGGCTGCAAAATAATAATCGTGCGCCTGAGGTTATTATTGTCGCTATTGAAAACACTAATCGCTTAAGAGATTTATACCCCACAGTTAATAAAGAGCCACAAGGCCCGGTAGGTGAAGGCGGAGGCGCAGCAAAGTTTTTAGCATTTATTGAGCAAGAGCTTATGCCCTTGATTAATAAAAGCTATCGTACGCATAACTTTAATGTGATTGCTGGGGGCTCAGCAGCAGGCGTGTTTGCACTTTATACTATGCAAGCTAACCCTGAGCTTTTCCAAGCGCATATTGCTTACAGCCCTGCCGTTTGGTGGAACTATGGCGCACCGGTAAAAGCGACTAAGTCGTTTATTAATAAATCAAAAGACCTGAATAACTATGTTTATATAAATATTGGCGAAGAAGCTGGCTTAATGCGTGAGCGATATAATGAGCTGCAGCAAGCTTTACAATTTAATAGCTTGCCAAATTTACGCTTTTTCAGTGACGCATTTGAAAATGTATCGCATAACTTAACATCTGCCGCTGGGGCCTTTAATGCTTACCATCATTTATTTTTACCCAAACAAATGCCCATGAGTGCTTTAAGCGATGATATAGAATCTATTGATGTTTATTATAAAAAGTTATCTCAGCAATGGGGGGAGCAAATAACACCTCCAGAGGCGGCTGTTAGGCAACTTGGTTACAACCTAGTAAATATGCAGCAATATGAGCGGGCTGTGGCAGTATTTAAGCATAATGTTAAGCATCACTCACAATCTGTTGATGCACTATGGGGGTTAGGTTATGGCTATGAATTACAAGGTAATATACAACAGGCACTTATTAAAATAGAGGCTGCTTTAAATGTCGTAGATACCACATACCCCTATTTAGATACCTTAAAAGAGACTAAAAGTAGATTACAAACACAGTTAAATAAAACCCAGTAA
- the glmS gene encoding glutamine--fructose-6-phosphate transaminase (isomerizing), producing the protein MCGIVGAVAERPVNKILVEGLKRLEYRGYDSAGVALLDGNTLNTVKAVGKVVNVEAALEKAGVSGHTGIAHTRWATHGSVTEANAHPHVSNNQLALVHNGIIENHASLRTALKADGYEFLSDTDTEVMVHLIHQLRKQHTTLLASVQAAVKQFEGAFGTVVFDKDNDNEIIVARSGSPLVIGLGLGENFIASDQLALLPVTRSFIFLEEGDVARITRDTVEIFDADGNAVEREVIESNITQDASGKGDYRHYMLKEIYEQPLAVRNTLEGRLNDDRVAIDAFGESAQQIFKDVKHVQIIACGTSYHSGMVARYWLEQFAGVSCNVEIASEFRYRQSFVHENSLLVTISQSGETADTLAALRLAKEQGYMASMTICNVPGSSLVRESDLAFMTKAGAEIGVASTKAFTTQLVGLLMLTASIAQEKGLDQSAIVNAIKVLPAKLEETLLLADGIADLAEEFADKHHSLFLGRGSQYPIAMEGALKLKEISYIHAEAYAAGELKHGPLALIDADMPIIVVAPNNELLEKLKSNVEEVRARGGIIYVFADKDSHFESDDTMRVINVNHTDDIIAPIVYTLPLQLLSYYVAVIKGTDVDQPRNLAKSVTVE; encoded by the coding sequence ATGTGTGGAATAGTTGGGGCAGTTGCAGAACGTCCAGTAAACAAAATTTTAGTTGAAGGCCTTAAACGTCTTGAATACCGTGGTTATGACTCAGCAGGCGTAGCATTGCTTGATGGCAACACACTTAATACTGTTAAAGCAGTGGGTAAAGTAGTTAACGTAGAAGCAGCTCTAGAAAAAGCAGGTGTTAGCGGTCATACAGGTATTGCACATACGCGCTGGGCAACACATGGTAGCGTTACAGAAGCAAATGCACACCCACATGTATCAAACAACCAGTTAGCACTTGTGCACAACGGTATTATTGAAAACCACGCGAGTCTACGTACAGCACTTAAAGCAGATGGTTACGAATTCTTATCAGACACTGATACAGAAGTAATGGTGCATTTAATTCACCAACTTCGTAAACAACACACAACGTTACTTGCATCAGTACAAGCAGCTGTTAAACAGTTTGAAGGCGCTTTTGGTACTGTTGTATTTGATAAAGACAACGACAACGAAATCATTGTAGCGCGCTCAGGTAGTCCTCTTGTTATTGGTTTAGGCCTTGGCGAAAACTTTATTGCGTCTGATCAGTTAGCATTACTACCTGTTACTCGTAGCTTCATCTTTTTAGAAGAAGGCGACGTAGCACGTATTACACGTGACACAGTAGAAATTTTTGATGCAGATGGTAACGCAGTTGAGCGTGAAGTGATTGAATCAAACATTACGCAAGATGCATCAGGCAAAGGCGATTACCGTCACTACATGCTAAAAGAAATTTACGAGCAGCCACTTGCTGTACGTAATACTCTTGAAGGGCGTTTAAACGACGACCGTGTAGCAATTGATGCCTTTGGCGAAAGCGCTCAGCAAATATTTAAAGATGTAAAACATGTGCAAATTATTGCCTGTGGTACGTCTTACCATTCAGGTATGGTTGCACGTTACTGGCTTGAGCAGTTTGCGGGTGTTAGCTGTAATGTAGAAATAGCTTCTGAATTTAGATACCGTCAGTCGTTTGTTCATGAAAATAGCTTACTTGTTACTATTTCTCAATCGGGTGAAACTGCCGATACGCTAGCTGCATTACGCCTAGCTAAAGAGCAAGGTTACATGGCCTCAATGACTATTTGTAACGTACCTGGTTCATCGCTTGTACGCGAATCAGACCTTGCCTTTATGACTAAAGCAGGCGCTGAAATAGGCGTGGCATCTACTAAAGCATTCACAACGCAGTTAGTTGGTTTGTTAATGCTTACTGCGTCTATAGCTCAGGAAAAAGGCCTTGATCAAAGCGCAATTGTAAATGCAATTAAAGTACTTCCAGCTAAGTTAGAAGAAACATTATTACTCGCTGATGGTATCGCAGATCTTGCAGAAGAGTTTGCTGATAAGCACCACTCATTGTTTTTAGGTCGTGGCTCGCAATACCCAATTGCAATGGAAGGTGCGCTTAAACTTAAAGAGATTTCGTACATTCACGCAGAAGCTTACGCAGCGGGCGAGCTAAAACACGGCCCATTAGCACTTATTGATGCCGACATGCCAATTATTGTTGTAGCACCAAATAACGAATTGCTAGAAAAACTTAAATCAAACGTAGAAGAAGTACGCGCACGTGGCGGCATTATTTACGTATTCGCAGATAAAGATTCACACTTTGAGTCAGACGACACAATGCGTGTAATCAACGTAAACCACACTGACGACATTATTGCGCCAATTGTTTACACCTTGCCATTGCAGCTACTGTCTTACTACGTAGCGGTAATTAAAGGCACTGACGTTGACCAACCACGTAACTTAGCTAAATCGGTTACGGTTGAGTAA
- a CDS encoding DeoR/GlpR family DNA-binding transcription regulator → MTKRNTQQRRHNILVQVNELGEVAVEKLAQQFQTSEVTIRKDLTSLEKSGLLLRRYGGAIALPKEIVSDEVDSKRKVAIAKAAAKLIKDHNRIIIDSGRTTAAMIPELADKRGLVVMTNAIKVASRLLALENEPTLLMTGGTWDPHSESFQGQVAENVLCSYDFDQLFIGADGIDVKRGTTTFNELVGLSQVMAKAAREVIVMVESDKIGRKIPNLELPWKIVTTLITDDGLADDKRKAIEACGVKLICAEIIQ, encoded by the coding sequence ATGACTAAACGAAACACACAGCAGCGTCGTCACAATATACTGGTTCAAGTTAATGAATTAGGTGAAGTCGCCGTTGAAAAGTTAGCACAGCAGTTTCAAACATCTGAAGTAACCATTCGAAAAGATTTAACCTCGCTTGAAAAAAGTGGCTTATTACTTCGCCGCTACGGTGGTGCTATTGCACTACCTAAAGAAATTGTTAGCGATGAAGTAGATTCAAAGCGCAAAGTCGCAATAGCAAAAGCAGCAGCAAAACTTATAAAAGATCATAACCGCATTATTATTGATAGCGGACGCACTACGGCAGCTATGATCCCTGAGCTTGCAGATAAGCGTGGGCTAGTTGTTATGACCAACGCTATTAAAGTAGCGAGTCGTTTATTAGCACTCGAGAACGAGCCGACACTTTTAATGACCGGCGGAACGTGGGATCCACATTCTGAGTCATTTCAGGGGCAAGTTGCTGAAAATGTATTATGTTCTTACGACTTTGATCAGCTATTTATTGGCGCTGACGGCATAGATGTAAAGCGCGGTACTACTACCTTTAATGAGCTAGTTGGTTTAAGCCAAGTTATGGCAAAAGCCGCTCGTGAAGTAATTGTAATGGTTGAATCAGATAAGATTGGCCGAAAAATACCAAATTTAGAATTACCGTGGAAAATAGTAACCACATTAATAACCGACGATGGCTTAGCAGACGATAAGCGCAAAGCAATTGAGGCGTGTGGTGTAAAACTAATTTGTGCAGAGATTATACAATAG
- a CDS encoding sugar O-acetyltransferase, with translation MQSFNSISKEYLAQRKQAGETCRLFNKSPSKGNLKRIKELFLKSGDGVIIESGFHCDYGNQIVIGDRTFMNINCTLLDSPLANHSITIGDDCLIGPNVQLLAVSHATNPAKRLNKENFAAPIALGNNVWVGAGAIILAGVSIGENSIVGAGAVVTKNVMPNTVVAGNPAREIRTL, from the coding sequence ATGCAGTCATTTAACAGTATCAGTAAAGAATACTTAGCACAGCGAAAGCAAGCAGGTGAAACCTGCCGTTTATTTAATAAGAGCCCAAGTAAAGGCAACTTAAAACGTATCAAAGAGTTATTTTTAAAGTCGGGTGATGGTGTAATTATAGAATCAGGTTTTCATTGCGATTACGGCAATCAAATAGTTATTGGTGATCGTACTTTTATGAATATTAATTGCACACTTCTCGACTCGCCATTAGCCAATCACTCAATCACCATTGGTGATGACTGTTTAATAGGCCCGAACGTTCAGCTTTTAGCTGTGTCACATGCTACTAATCCAGCAAAAAGGCTTAATAAGGAAAACTTTGCAGCACCTATCGCGTTAGGCAATAACGTATGGGTTGGCGCAGGTGCAATTATTTTAGCGGGTGTGAGTATTGGTGAAAATAGTATTGTGGGTGCGGGTGCTGTGGTTACTAAAAATGTAATGCCTAATACTGTAGTAGCGGGTAACCCAGCTCGTGAAATAAGAACATTGTAG